Proteins encoded in a region of the Mesoflavibacter profundi genome:
- a CDS encoding riboflavin synthase subunit beta — protein MGLLSRRKNKKFSYTPRYYKGEGSPYEIKHKFDDFRTTVGDNKNLKQKFNNAVEELKHNPDEAANRRILIIVAVLVFLFLLIIGFDLSIFFPN, from the coding sequence ATGGGACTTTTATCACGACGTAAAAATAAAAAGTTTAGTTACACACCAAGATATTACAAAGGTGAAGGTAGTCCTTATGAAATAAAGCACAAATTTGACGACTTTAGAACAACAGTTGGCGATAACAAAAACCTGAAACAAAAATTTAATAATGCTGTAGAAGAACTAAAGCATAATCCAGATGAAGCAGCAAATAGAAGAATTTTAATTATTGTTGCTGTCTTGGTATTTTTATTTTTATTAATTATTGGTTTTGACCTTTCAATTTTCTTCCCTAATTAA
- a CDS encoding endonuclease/exonuclease/phosphatase family protein, producing MKKLNFIEKIVFFFNSIAAFLLLLSYVLPKVPPKTFAPLSVLSLGVPLLILLNVLFFVYWLLKVKKQLILSLFVIVIGYLLFGSLYKFSNTSKTNTVSSLSIMNYNVRLFNLYDWIPEKNIQSKLTTFIKEESPDVLCIQEYHPHKNIDLSFYKYKFEKLEGKKIQYGQAIFSKFPIINSGSINFPNTANNAIYADIVKDLDTIRVYNLHLQSLRLDPKVQNLSQEEGEKIFFGIGETFKLQQEQTELFLSHKAKCPYKMVVSGDFNNSAFSYVYNQVKGDLKDAFKEQGNGFGRSYNFKFFPLRIDFLLVDPSYNVDSFKTFDVQYSDHYPIMTKLSVK from the coding sequence ATGAAAAAATTAAATTTTATCGAAAAAATAGTTTTCTTTTTCAATTCTATTGCTGCATTTTTATTGCTTTTATCTTACGTGTTACCTAAAGTACCACCAAAAACTTTTGCACCATTATCTGTATTAAGTTTAGGTGTACCACTACTAATTTTATTAAACGTTTTATTTTTTGTGTACTGGTTGCTTAAAGTAAAAAAGCAACTCATCTTATCTCTTTTTGTAATCGTAATTGGTTACTTGTTATTTGGTTCGTTATATAAGTTTTCTAATACAAGTAAAACAAACACCGTTTCTTCATTATCTATAATGAATTATAACGTTAGATTATTTAATTTATACGATTGGATTCCAGAAAAAAATATTCAATCCAAATTAACAACGTTTATTAAAGAAGAATCACCAGATGTATTATGCATTCAAGAATATCATCCGCATAAGAATATAGACTTGTCCTTTTACAAGTATAAATTTGAAAAATTAGAAGGTAAAAAAATACAATACGGTCAAGCTATTTTTTCTAAGTTTCCAATTATTAATTCAGGCTCTATAAATTTTCCAAATACAGCTAATAATGCGATTTATGCAGATATAGTAAAAGACTTGGATACAATAAGAGTTTATAATTTACACTTACAATCGTTACGTTTAGATCCTAAAGTCCAGAATTTAAGTCAAGAAGAAGGCGAAAAAATATTTTTCGGTATTGGTGAAACCTTCAAACTTCAGCAAGAACAAACAGAATTATTTTTAAGTCATAAAGCAAAATGTCCTTATAAAATGGTAGTTTCTGGAGACTTTAATAATTCGGCATTTTCTTATGTATATAATCAAGTAAAAGGCGATTTAAAGGATGCTTTTAAAGAACAAGGTAATGGCTTTGGAAGATCTTATAATTTTAAATTTTTCCCATTACGAATAGATTTTCTTTTAGTAGATCCAAGTTATAATGTTGATAGTTTTAAAACATTTGATGTACAATACTCGGACCATTATCCCATAATGACTAAGTTAAGCGTCAAATAA
- a CDS encoding four helix bundle protein has product MTKDLKERTKNFAHRCIKLSLSLPDSYLGNHIKKQLIRCSTSVAANYRATCIAQSKKAFISKISIVIEEIDESNFWIQFSIDENLITLEKCKSLLKESDELTRIFISSRKTANLNINTNQ; this is encoded by the coding sequence ATGACTAAAGATTTAAAAGAAAGAACAAAAAACTTTGCACATAGATGCATTAAACTATCTTTAAGTCTACCTGATAGCTATTTAGGAAATCACATTAAAAAACAGTTGATAAGATGCTCTACATCTGTAGCTGCGAATTACAGAGCTACCTGTATAGCTCAATCAAAAAAAGCTTTTATATCAAAAATTAGTATTGTTATAGAGGAAATAGATGAAAGTAATTTTTGGATACAATTTTCTATAGATGAAAATTTAATTACTTTAGAAAAATGTAAATCTTTGTTAAAAGAGTCTGATGAGCTAACAAGAATTTTTATTTCATCTAGAAAAACTGCAAATTTGAACATTAATACTAATCAATAA
- a CDS encoding rhomboid family intramembrane serine protease — translation MSQLDQLKYKYARLNVLEKIIVINVILFFVALLFRKVIPVFFNWLRLPSDFFEVIYKPWTLLTYGFLHYDFIHLLFNMIWLYALGRIFMNLFNPKMALNIYFLGIIVGGLTFLFGYNVFPKIFNSNAFLIGASAGVSALLIFLCTYMPNKEIRFFTFNLKLWWIGAVFIAFDVLGLFSANSGGKLAHLGGAFLGFMYAKQLVKGNDIGSGFGSFMDKIVAFFTPKEKSKLKTVHKRKGKVAGYEKKEFDQFNTQKKIDSILDKISKSGYDSLTKEEKDFLFRAGK, via the coding sequence ATGAGTCAATTAGATCAATTAAAATATAAATATGCTAGACTAAATGTGCTAGAAAAAATAATTGTCATTAATGTGATATTATTTTTTGTGGCATTACTTTTTAGAAAAGTTATTCCTGTATTTTTTAATTGGCTTAGATTACCAAGTGACTTTTTTGAGGTAATCTATAAACCTTGGACACTTCTTACTTATGGTTTTTTACATTACGACTTTATACACTTGCTATTTAATATGATTTGGTTGTATGCTTTAGGTCGTATTTTTATGAATTTATTTAATCCAAAAATGGCTTTAAATATCTATTTTTTAGGTATAATAGTTGGAGGATTAACCTTTTTATTTGGTTACAATGTTTTTCCTAAAATATTTAATTCTAATGCTTTTTTAATTGGCGCATCTGCTGGAGTAAGTGCGTTATTAATTTTTTTATGTACTTATATGCCAAATAAAGAGATTAGGTTTTTCACCTTTAATCTAAAACTTTGGTGGATTGGAGCAGTATTTATTGCTTTTGATGTATTAGGATTGTTTAGTGCAAATTCTGGTGGAAAATTAGCACATTTAGGTGGTGCATTTTTAGGTTTTATGTATGCTAAACAACTAGTAAAAGGTAATGATATAGGTTCTGGTTTTGGAAGTTTTATGGATAAAATTGTGGCTTTTTTTACACCAAAAGAAAAATCTAAATTAAAGACCGTACACAAGCGAAAAGGTAAAGTTGCAGGTTATGAGAAAAAAGAATTTGACCAATTTAACACACAAAAAAAGATAGACTCAATTCTAGATAAGATAAGTAAAAGTGGTTATGATAGCCTAACTAAAGAAGAAAAAGATTTTCTGTTTAGAGCAGGAAAATAG
- a CDS encoding WbqC family protein encodes MKALLHPTYFPSIAQCVAIAKAEYLVFEKHDNFQKQTYRNRTYIYGANGKLQLSIPIIHSHKNRQLYKDVKISNTEKWQQIHWKSLEAAYRTSPFFEYYEDEFITLFEKRHEFIYDFNLKCFEVVSDCLQLDLDISFTESYQTEHDNLKDFRSLVNARKEPNFNFENYRQVFFDKCGYIDNLSVLDLLFNEGTNALTYLENQELPTHV; translated from the coding sequence ATGAAAGCTCTACTTCATCCTACATATTTCCCTAGTATTGCACAATGTGTTGCAATTGCTAAAGCTGAATATTTAGTGTTTGAAAAACATGATAATTTTCAAAAACAAACATACCGTAATCGTACTTACATTTATGGTGCAAATGGTAAATTACAATTAAGCATTCCTATAATTCACAGTCATAAAAACAGACAATTATACAAGGATGTAAAAATTAGTAATACCGAAAAATGGCAACAAATACACTGGAAAAGTCTTGAAGCTGCTTATCGTACGTCGCCTTTTTTTGAGTATTATGAAGATGAATTTATTACGCTTTTCGAAAAACGTCACGAGTTTATTTATGATTTCAATCTAAAATGTTTTGAAGTTGTTAGCGATTGCCTTCAGTTAGATTTGGATATTTCTTTTACTGAAAGTTATCAAACAGAACATGATAATTTAAAAGACTTTAGATCACTTGTTAACGCAAGAAAAGAGCCTAATTTCAACTTTGAAAACTACAGACAAGTCTTTTTTGATAAATGTGGATATATAGATAATTTAAGTGTTTTAGACTTATTGTTTAATGAAGGAACAAACGCTTTAACTTATTTAGAAAATCAAGAATTACCAACGCATGTATAA
- a CDS encoding DUF6122 family protein, translating to MYKPIIHYGIHFILPFIVALFLFKNQWKKAYLIMISGMLIDLDHLLATPIFSPNRCSINFHPLHSYYAIVLYCLLLIPQKTRLIGLGLTIHILADSVDCLL from the coding sequence ATGTATAAACCAATTATACATTACGGAATTCATTTTATATTACCATTTATCGTTGCGCTTTTTCTGTTTAAAAACCAATGGAAAAAAGCCTATCTCATTATGATTTCAGGTATGCTAATTGATTTAGACCATTTATTAGCAACGCCTATTTTTTCGCCTAACAGATGTAGTATTAATTTTCATCCACTTCACTCCTATTATGCAATTGTGTTGTATTGTCTCTTGCTAATTCCTCAAAAAACTCGGCTAATTGGATTAGGATTAACTATACATATTTTAGCAGATAGCGTAGATTGCTTGTTATAA
- the ribH gene encoding 6,7-dimethyl-8-ribityllumazine synthase, which yields MATTNLSAYDKATIPNGKQFRFGIVVSEWNDNITEGLLQGAKDTLLEHGVKPENIVIWHVPGSYELIYGSKKMQEQMVNAVIAIGSVIQGETKHFDFVCDAVAQGIKDLNVMRETPVIFCVLTDNTMQQAIDRSGGKHGNKGVEAAVAALKMAQLRKEA from the coding sequence ATGGCAACAACAAATTTATCTGCATACGATAAAGCAACAATCCCAAACGGAAAGCAATTTCGGTTTGGGATTGTTGTTTCAGAATGGAATGACAACATCACAGAAGGACTTTTACAAGGCGCAAAAGACACGTTATTAGAACATGGTGTAAAACCAGAAAACATTGTAATTTGGCATGTACCTGGTAGTTATGAGTTAATCTACGGAAGCAAAAAAATGCAAGAACAAATGGTCAATGCAGTTATTGCAATTGGTAGTGTTATTCAAGGAGAAACCAAACATTTTGATTTTGTTTGCGATGCTGTAGCACAAGGTATTAAAGATCTTAATGTAATGCGCGAAACACCAGTTATATTCTGTGTGCTTACCGATAATACGATGCAGCAAGCAATAGACCGTTCTGGTGGTAAACATGGTAATAAAGGTGTGGAAGCTGCTGTAGCTGCCTTAAAAATGGCTCAATTAAGAAAAGAAGCTTAG
- a CDS encoding tetratricopeptide repeat protein: protein MATYKKRGYKPKTKVEKEKEEVFVEEESTTAEVFNTLDESANKAEEFVEKNQKNIFLAIGVIAALVLGYLGYQQFIVKPKQATAMNDMYQAKKYFNDAVTATVGQDSLYNLALTGGEGKFGLTDIADNYSGTDAGNLANYYAGMAYLNLKNYEQAIAYLDKFKSEDDALAPMAKGAIGDAFMQLNQEDQALDYYLQAANLRQNEFTTPTFLYKAGVTALNSGNASKALELFNKIKDNYPKSPEATNAEVFIGKAQAMSK, encoded by the coding sequence ATGGCAACTTACAAGAAAAGAGGATACAAACCAAAGACAAAAGTTGAAAAAGAAAAAGAGGAAGTTTTTGTAGAAGAAGAATCTACAACTGCTGAAGTATTTAACACTTTAGATGAATCTGCGAACAAAGCGGAAGAGTTTGTAGAAAAAAATCAAAAAAACATCTTTTTAGCAATTGGAGTAATTGCAGCATTAGTGTTAGGATATTTAGGATACCAACAATTTATCGTAAAGCCTAAACAAGCTACTGCAATGAATGACATGTATCAAGCAAAAAAATACTTTAACGATGCAGTTACTGCAACAGTTGGGCAAGACTCTTTATACAATCTAGCTTTAACTGGCGGCGAAGGAAAATTTGGATTAACAGATATAGCAGATAATTATAGCGGTACAGATGCTGGTAATTTAGCTAACTATTATGCAGGAATGGCTTACTTAAATTTAAAAAATTATGAGCAAGCAATAGCATATTTAGATAAATTTAAAAGTGAAGATGATGCTTTAGCTCCTATGGCTAAAGGTGCTATTGGAGATGCTTTTATGCAATTAAATCAAGAAGATCAAGCTTTAGATTACTATTTACAAGCTGCTAATCTTCGTCAAAACGAATTTACAACACCAACATTTTTATACAAAGCAGGTGTTACTGCATTAAACTCTGGTAATGCATCTAAAGCATTAGAATTATTTAATAAAATTAAAGACAATTACCCAAAATCACCAGAAGCTACTAATGCAGAAGTGTTTATAGGTAAAGCTCAAGCGATGTCAAAATAA
- the recF gene encoding DNA replication/repair protein RecF (All proteins in this family for which functions are known are DNA-binding proteins that assist the filamentation of RecA onto DNA for the initiation of recombination or recombinational repair.), translated as MILKTLSLLNYKNFDSKTFEFDQTINCFVGNNGVGKTNVLDAIYHLSFGKSYFNPVASQNIKHDEDFFVLNGEYLKNDEIENIVVSLKKGQKKVIKRNSKVYDKFSDHIGFLPLVIISPADRDLIIEGSDTRRKFIDSVISQSNKSYLAYLINYNKVLSQRNSLLKYFAANHTYNQDTIDVYNEQLSQYGTEIFEIRKAFLDTFVPLFKARYKAISNTTENINLTYNSNLFKDDLITLLKQNINKDKALQYTSVGVHKDDLIFTIDDHPIKKFGSQGQQKSFLIALKLAQFDCLKSQSGTNPILLLDDIFDKLDENRVAQIIKLVDDENFGQIFISDTHADRTEAAVKQVHQSYKIFKL; from the coding sequence ATGATTTTAAAAACGCTTTCGCTTTTAAACTATAAAAATTTTGACTCTAAAACTTTCGAGTTTGACCAAACCATAAATTGCTTTGTTGGTAACAATGGTGTAGGAAAAACAAATGTTCTAGATGCTATTTATCATTTATCGTTTGGCAAAAGTTATTTTAATCCGGTAGCATCTCAAAACATAAAACACGATGAAGATTTTTTTGTTTTAAATGGCGAATATCTTAAAAATGATGAAATAGAAAATATTGTTGTTAGTTTAAAAAAAGGGCAAAAAAAGGTAATTAAACGCAATAGTAAGGTATATGATAAATTTAGCGATCATATAGGTTTTTTACCGTTAGTTATAATATCTCCTGCAGATCGAGACTTAATTATTGAAGGTAGTGATACTAGACGCAAATTTATAGATAGTGTTATTAGCCAAAGTAACAAAAGCTATTTAGCTTACCTTATTAATTACAACAAGGTGCTATCGCAACGCAATTCTTTATTAAAATATTTTGCTGCAAATCATACCTACAATCAAGATACTATAGATGTTTACAATGAGCAATTGTCTCAATATGGTACAGAGATTTTTGAAATAAGAAAAGCTTTTCTAGACACATTTGTACCGCTTTTTAAAGCGCGCTATAAAGCCATTAGTAACACTACCGAAAATATTAATTTAACATACAACAGTAATCTTTTTAAAGATGATTTAATTACGCTTTTAAAACAAAATATTAATAAAGATAAAGCACTACAATATACAAGTGTTGGCGTACATAAAGACGATTTGATTTTTACAATAGATGACCATCCAATTAAAAAATTTGGTAGTCAAGGACAACAAAAATCATTTTTAATAGCTTTAAAGTTAGCGCAATTTGACTGTTTAAAATCGCAAAGCGGAACTAATCCTATATTGCTATTAGATGATATTTTTGATAAATTAGACGAAAACCGTGTTGCTCAAATTATAAAATTAGTAGACGACGAAAATTTTGGTCAAATTTTTATAAGTGATACACATGCAGATCGTACAGAAGCTGCCGTAAAACAAGTACATCAATCTTACAAAATTTTTAAATTATAA
- a CDS encoding rhomboid family intramembrane serine protease: MMRISETVKHLIIINVIMFIGTVTVGGGEAFYNWFALHFPANESFKPWQIVTHMFMHGNFMHLLFNMFALWMFGSPVEYRLGSKKFLFIYFSAGLGAVLFQLAGYYFNYIPAYEDLIASGVTSDQFMEMMNTGRVYNSVSADLIPSLQSAYNAYNSTMVGASGCIMGILAAFGMMNPNAELMLIFLPIPIKAKYFIPGIIILDVISAFTGQSFFSPSNTAYLAHVGGAIVGFIIMWYWKKNQFNQNRWDR; this comes from the coding sequence ATGATGAGGATTTCAGAAACTGTAAAACATCTTATAATTATTAATGTAATTATGTTTATCGGAACCGTTACTGTTGGTGGCGGAGAAGCATTTTACAATTGGTTTGCATTACATTTTCCTGCAAATGAATCTTTCAAACCTTGGCAAATCGTAACCCATATGTTTATGCATGGTAATTTTATGCATTTACTATTCAATATGTTTGCTTTATGGATGTTTGGTTCTCCAGTAGAGTATCGTTTAGGAAGCAAAAAGTTTTTGTTTATTTACTTTTCTGCAGGATTAGGCGCAGTATTATTCCAACTTGCAGGATATTACTTTAATTATATTCCAGCTTATGAAGATTTAATAGCTTCTGGAGTTACTTCAGATCAATTCATGGAAATGATGAATACAGGTAGAGTTTATAATTCTGTCTCAGCAGACTTGATTCCTAGTTTACAATCTGCTTATAATGCTTACAACAGCACTATGGTTGGAGCATCTGGTTGTATAATGGGTATACTTGCAGCATTTGGGATGATGAATCCTAATGCCGAGCTAATGCTAATCTTTTTACCAATACCTATAAAAGCAAAGTATTTTATACCAGGAATAATAATATTAGATGTAATCTCTGCATTTACTGGTCAGTCGTTTTTTAGCCCAAGTAATACAGCTTATTTAGCGCATGTTGGTGGCGCAATTGTTGGTTTTATAATTATGTGGTATTGGAAAAAAAATCAATTTAATCAAAACCGTTGGGATAGATAA
- the lepB gene encoding signal peptidase I: protein MSGTQWIIFFFVIQLLHGLATWKLYVKAGRKAWEAFVPVYNAVVLMKIINRPWWWTILLFLPIVNLILFPVVWVETARSFGKNSSQDTFLAIILLGFYNFYLSYGAKDLKYRENRSLHPLTEFGDWVSSILFAVVAATIVHTYFIQPFVIPTSSLEKTLLVGDFLFVSKVNYGARTPQTTVAVPMIHDAVPGTTVPSYIKKPQLPYFRLPALEEIEHNDIVVFNWPVDTLVDINNPYGEVRHKPVDKKTNYVKRCVGLPGDSLSIKEGYVYINGKKNELPDRAKLQFFYTVILKNNVSQEFLDQYGITEYTRVFQLKKSIFENEKIQEYIKENGINLTVVSDDGEMIGFKGNVSQDMYDKLKIGFSDKALNINLTEDLAAKIKSNPNVISLKKDLSAQPENDIFPRSPEYSWNKDEFGPIYIPQAGKTVDLNLEVLPLYKRIITAYEGNTVDVKGNQILINGEVANTYTFKQDYYWMMGDNRHNSQDARMWGYVPFDHVVGKPVFVWMSWDSNGKGLDKIRWNRLFTTVGGEGKPTSYFIPFLVVLAGIFAFNKFRKRKKKTA, encoded by the coding sequence ATGAGTGGAACTCAGTGGATTATATTTTTCTTTGTCATTCAACTTTTACATGGATTAGCAACTTGGAAATTATACGTTAAAGCAGGAAGAAAAGCTTGGGAAGCATTTGTGCCAGTTTACAATGCTGTTGTTTTAATGAAAATTATAAACAGACCTTGGTGGTGGACTATCCTTTTATTTTTACCAATTGTTAATCTAATCCTATTTCCTGTAGTTTGGGTAGAAACTGCTAGAAGTTTTGGTAAAAACAGTTCACAGGATACATTCCTTGCCATTATTTTATTAGGTTTTTATAACTTCTATTTAAGTTATGGCGCAAAGGACTTAAAATACAGAGAAAATAGAAGTCTACATCCTTTAACCGAGTTTGGTGATTGGGTAAGTTCTATTTTATTTGCTGTTGTGGCTGCTACAATTGTTCACACTTATTTTATTCAACCTTTTGTTATACCAACTTCTTCTTTAGAAAAAACTTTATTGGTTGGTGATTTCTTATTTGTTAGTAAGGTAAATTATGGTGCACGTACACCGCAAACTACAGTTGCAGTTCCGATGATACACGATGCTGTACCAGGAACAACAGTTCCTTCATACATCAAAAAACCACAATTACCATATTTTAGATTACCTGCTTTAGAAGAAATAGAGCATAATGATATAGTTGTTTTTAACTGGCCGGTAGACACGTTGGTAGATATTAATAATCCTTACGGAGAAGTTAGACACAAACCTGTAGATAAAAAGACTAATTACGTAAAACGTTGTGTTGGTTTACCTGGTGACTCTTTGTCTATCAAAGAAGGTTATGTGTATATAAACGGAAAGAAAAACGAATTACCGGACAGAGCTAAACTTCAGTTTTTTTATACTGTGATATTGAAGAATAACGTCTCTCAAGAATTCTTAGATCAGTACGGAATTACAGAATACACAAGAGTATTTCAACTTAAAAAATCAATTTTTGAAAACGAAAAAATTCAAGAATACATCAAAGAAAATGGGATTAACTTAACTGTGGTTTCAGATGATGGTGAAATGATTGGATTTAAAGGTAATGTGTCTCAAGACATGTACGATAAATTAAAAATAGGCTTTTCAGATAAAGCTTTAAATATCAACTTAACCGAAGATTTAGCAGCTAAAATAAAGAGCAATCCTAATGTAATTTCACTTAAAAAAGATTTATCTGCACAACCTGAAAATGATATTTTCCCGCGTTCTCCAGAATACAGTTGGAATAAAGATGAATTTGGCCCAATTTATATACCACAAGCAGGAAAGACAGTCGACTTAAATTTAGAGGTTTTACCGCTTTACAAACGCATAATTACTGCTTACGAAGGGAACACTGTTGATGTAAAAGGCAATCAAATTTTAATTAATGGTGAAGTTGCGAACACCTATACTTTTAAGCAAGATTACTATTGGATGATGGGTGATAACAGACACAATAGTCAGGATGCAAGAATGTGGGGATATGTACCTTTTGACCACGTGGTTGGAAAACCTGTTTTTGTTTGGATGAGTTGGGACAGCAACGGTAAAGGATTGGACAAAATACGTTGGAACAGATTATTTACTACTGTTGGTGGCGAAGGTAAACCAACTTCTTATTTTATTCCATTTTTAGTGGTATTAGCAGGTATTTTTGCATTTAATAAATTTAGAAAACGCAAGAAGAAAACAGCTTAG
- the mutL gene encoding DNA mismatch repair endonuclease MutL translates to MADIIQLLPDHVANQIAAGEVVQRPASVVKELLENAIDADSTNIKLIVKDAGKTLIQVIDNGKGMSPTDARLSFERHATSKIRNAEDLFQLNTKGFRGEALASIAAIAHVELKTKQDGKELGTCIEIEGSEVKHQDVVVTPKGTSLAVKNLFFNIPARRNFLKSNAVELRHVIDEFHRVALAHPSITFSMYHNGSETFNLPESNYRQRIVNVFGVKTNEKLVPVEEATEVLTISGFVGKPEFAKKSRNEQFFFVNNRFIKSAYLNHAINSAFEGLLKDGAQPSYFLNLTVNPQTIDINIHPTKTEIKFDDEHTLYAILRSAVKHSLGQFNIAPVLDFERDANLDTPYNYQQKNAPSVEVDRTFNPFEEEVKPINTTSSSNSFSGAKTFKKEKVANWEGLYVGLESNTNAIETDFSEVTFESEPETTSIFDNDKDVEHKQTTYQLNNKFIISTIKSGMLVIDQHRAHQRVLYEDYLKHITVKEGVSQQLLFPLELHFSKQDIEIIQQLKEDLEATGFVFTHIKNEIVVITGVPVNVPESEVSIILEQLISDVENEVPDTHFSAADLLAKSMAKSLAIKTGQSLTNTEQEHLVNRLFACKEPSVSPTNKTTFITMTVDELEKKFM, encoded by the coding sequence ATGGCAGATATAATTCAATTATTACCAGATCATGTTGCTAATCAAATTGCAGCAGGAGAAGTTGTTCAACGTCCAGCATCTGTAGTAAAAGAACTTTTAGAAAATGCTATAGATGCAGATTCTACAAACATAAAATTAATAGTAAAAGACGCAGGTAAAACTCTAATACAAGTTATAGATAACGGTAAAGGAATGAGTCCTACCGATGCTAGATTAAGCTTTGAACGTCATGCTACTTCTAAAATTAGAAATGCCGAAGATCTTTTTCAATTAAACACTAAAGGGTTTCGTGGTGAAGCTTTAGCCAGTATTGCTGCGATTGCTCATGTAGAGTTAAAGACAAAACAAGATGGTAAAGAATTAGGAACTTGTATAGAAATTGAAGGTAGCGAAGTTAAACATCAAGACGTTGTTGTTACTCCTAAAGGTACATCTTTAGCAGTAAAAAACTTATTTTTTAATATACCTGCAAGACGAAACTTTTTAAAATCTAATGCGGTCGAGTTACGCCATGTAATAGACGAGTTTCATCGTGTAGCATTAGCGCATCCAAGCATTACATTTTCTATGTATCACAACGGAAGCGAAACATTTAATCTTCCAGAAAGCAATTACAGACAACGAATTGTTAATGTTTTTGGTGTAAAAACTAACGAAAAATTAGTACCAGTTGAAGAAGCTACAGAAGTGCTAACCATTTCTGGATTTGTTGGTAAACCAGAATTTGCGAAAAAGAGTCGTAACGAGCAGTTTTTCTTCGTTAACAACCGTTTTATTAAAAGCGCTTATTTAAATCATGCTATAAATTCAGCATTTGAAGGTTTACTTAAAGATGGTGCACAACCAAGTTATTTTTTAAACTTAACGGTAAATCCGCAAACTATAGATATTAATATTCACCCAACAAAAACCGAAATTAAATTTGATGACGAACATACTTTATATGCCATCTTAAGATCGGCTGTAAAACATAGTTTGGGCCAATTTAATATTGCACCAGTTTTAGATTTTGAACGTGATGCAAATCTAGATACGCCATACAATTACCAACAAAAAAACGCTCCAAGCGTAGAAGTAGATAGGACTTTTAATCCTTTTGAAGAAGAAGTAAAGCCAATTAACACAACATCAAGTAGTAATAGTTTTTCTGGCGCAAAAACATTTAAAAAAGAAAAAGTTGCAAATTGGGAAGGATTGTACGTTGGATTAGAGTCTAATACAAATGCAATCGAAACAGATTTTAGTGAAGTTACTTTTGAAAGTGAACCTGAAACGACTTCAATTTTTGATAATGACAAGGATGTAGAGCATAAGCAAACAACCTATCAATTAAACAATAAGTTTATAATAAGTACGATAAAATCTGGAATGTTAGTAATAGATCAACATAGAGCACATCAACGTGTATTGTATGAAGATTATTTAAAACACATAACTGTAAAAGAAGGAGTAAGCCAGCAGTTATTGTTTCCTTTAGAATTACATTTTTCTAAACAAGATATTGAAATTATACAGCAATTAAAAGAAGATTTAGAAGCAACAGGATTTGTTTTTACGCATATAAAAAATGAAATTGTAGTCATTACTGGTGTACCTGTTAATGTTCCAGAAAGTGAAGTGTCAATTATCTTAGAACAATTAATTAGTGATGTAGAAAACGAAGTGCCAGATACACACTTTTCGGCAGCAGATTTATTAGCAAAATCTATGGCTAAAAGTTTGGCAATTAAAACAGGACAATCGTTAACAAATACAGAGCAAGAACACTTAGTAAATAGGTTGTTTGCATGTAAAGAACCAAGTGTATCGCCGACCAATAAAACCACATTTATTACAATGACTGTGGATGAATTAGAAAAGAAATTTATGTAA